The DNA sequence ACGTTCTTGGCGCACTGCATCATCATGTCCGCCAGCTCGTCTATGACCACCACCATGTAGGGCATCTTTTCGTTGCCCGGCTTGTCGTTGAAGCTCTCTATGTTCCGGGAGTGGCACTGCTCCAGCACCCGATACCGGCGGCTCATCTCTTTGACCACCGCTTCCAGGACCCCGGCGGCCAGCTTTACGTCCTTGACCACCGGATGGGCCAGATGGGGTATGCCGTCATACAGGCTCAGCTCCACCCTCTTGGGGTCTATGAGCACCAGCCTCAGCTCTTCGGGAGGCAGGCGGTACAGCAGACTGGTGATGAGGGCGTTCAGGCCCACGCTCTTGCCGGAGCCGGTGGCGCCGGCTATCAGAAGGTGGGGCATCTTGACCAGATCCGCAATCCGGGGCGTGCCCGCCACGTCGGCGCCCAGCACGAAGGGCAGGCGGTATTTGGTCTTCTGAAACAGATCGGTCTCCAGGATCTCTCTCAGGCCTACGGCGGATCTCTCCCTGTTGGGCACCTCCACGCCTATGGCCGATTTGCCGGGGATGGGAGCCTCGATCCTCACGTTCAGGGCGGCCAGATTCATGGCCAGATTGTCCGCCAGTCCCACTATCTTGCTGACCTTGATGCCCTGGGCCAGCTGCACCTCATAGCGGGAGACCGTGGGGCCGGAGGCTATCTCCACCACGTAGGCCTCCACTCCGAACTCTCCGAGAGTGGTCTGGATGATCTCCTTGTTCTGCTCCGTCTCCTCCGGTGTGTTGCCGGTGATGGCCGGAGTCGCTCTCAGCAGGTCCGTGGGAGGCAGTACCCAGTCTCCCCGGGTCTGATCTTTCACAGTCCCGAGGCTCAGGATGGTCTGCTCCGGCTCTTCCGTGTGAGCAGTCTGCGCCGGGCCTATAGTCTGCAGGATGCCCGGCTCGGTATCCGGCTCTTTCTCTTTGCCCCGGGTCCTGCCCTGCCCGGGGCTTGCGCCGCGCTGTTGGCGGTTCGCCTCTTTGGCTCTGCCCCGCTCCAATTTCTCCAGTATGGAATTCCGGACCAGACGGAACACCGCGGAGGGCTTCTGTTCCGTCAGTATGAAGACCGCCCACGCCAGCAGCAGCAGGCCTATGAGATAGCTGAAGACTCCGAAGCAGGTCCTGAGGAGCCGGGCCAGAGCGCCGCCGGCGGCTCCGCCGCGGTCCGGCAGTATCAGGGCGCA is a window from the Abditibacteriota bacterium genome containing:
- a CDS encoding DNA translocase FtsK — protein: MSNTTRKTRSSAKRREGLQTAKNAAGYFLICAGPLLFVLLCLNGRAGIFGNACADLALSLFGLGAFCVCCGMTYYGLSVFRYGSKGFEQRRLWGAALALVAAEALCALILPDRGGAAGGALARLLRTCFGVFSYLIGLLLLAWAVFILTEQKPSAVFRLVRNSILEKLERGRAKEANRQQRGASPGQGRTRGKEKEPDTEPGILQTIGPAQTAHTEEPEQTILSLGTVKDQTRGDWVLPPTDLLRATPAITGNTPEETEQNKEIIQTTLGEFGVEAYVVEIASGPTVSRYEVQLAQGIKVSKIVGLADNLAMNLAALNVRIEAPIPGKSAIGVEVPNRERSAVGLREILETDLFQKTKYRLPFVLGADVAGTPRIADLVKMPHLLIAGATGSGKSVGLNALITSLLYRLPPEELRLVLIDPKRVELSLYDGIPHLAHPVVKDVKLAAGVLEAVVKEMSRRYRVLEQCHSRNIESFNDKPGNEKMPYMVVVIDELADMMMQCAKNVEYSICRLAQLSRAVGIHLVVATQRPSVDVITGKIKANIPARIAFTVSSYIDSKTILDTKGAESLIGRGDMLFAPTDEPKPVRIQGCYLSEDDTIRLCDYLKEQREPSYELEADPVADSGSRDGDEGESGSTDDLWDDALRFVVSNRFCSISIMQRRFSIGYNRAARMVDQMEEAGIVGPANGSNRRQVLITEAQLEEYLSGKGEQD